A single region of the Eleginops maclovinus isolate JMC-PN-2008 ecotype Puerto Natales chromosome 4, JC_Emac_rtc_rv5, whole genome shotgun sequence genome encodes:
- the ccdc120a gene encoding uncharacterized protein ccdc120a isoform X2, with protein MGNPGMEIKGQLISEPLTCADRKQRQRMAELHERRRSLQALLGSRLAELRCICLQEAELTGAVPRDFPLQAGERPPCVRRRGGVSRQGNRKARSEEENSQRSKLKKTLFSAALRKHSESDNTHHGKRTVHRGCHTDDTVRSESSSTSGSTGLDNDEAVIRLPLLNTHGETLYQNKTRSSRHRAELHAPPQKPLSPSHPPPLHPPPPPPRHSQDSPEGEGGLRGSHSSDGLLERLAPPEQEALWVNGGSRGRGSNGLSEGVRERGGGYSEELLDYVWGKQQRPITAQQLYGAPPTYRHHHGDQRRVKVTRTKSCGPFLSPDTHNTPLPAIQPDPHPHLLPPQPPQTPPDAQLEDATRSLHKALALEGLRDWYLRNTLGSTHENEVKVNGGVTCQAGGRRRTHGIIQQSTNQKKTLPHSATFSGQTLHTRFKTFEERNCFRISETFERR; from the exons ATGGGAAACCCCGGCATGGAGATCAAAGGTCAACTCATCTCTG AGCCCCTCACCTGTGCGGACAGGAAGCAGCGGCAGCGAATGGCGGAGCTGCATGAGAGGAGGCGGAGCCTACAGGCGCTGCTGGGCTCACGATTGGCCGAGCTGAGATGCATCTGTCTGCAGGAGGCG GAGCTGACAGGTGCCGTGCCCAGAGATTTCCCCCTGCAGGCGGGGGAGAGACCCCCCTGTGTccggaggagggggggggtgtctcGCCAGGGAAACAGGAAGGCTCGATCCGAG gaggaAAACTCTCAGCGCTCCAAACTGAAGAAGACTTTATTCAGTGCAGCACTGAGGAAACACAGCGAGTCCGACAACACACACCACGGGAAGAGGACAGTACACAGAGGCTgccacacag ATGACACAGTGAGGTCAGAAAGCAGCTCCACGTCAGGCTCTACAGGACTGGATAACG ACGAGGCTGTGATTCGCCTCCCGCTGCTCAACACTCATGGGGAAACTCTCTACCAGAACAAAACCAGGAGCTCTCgacacag GGCGGAGCTTCATGCCCCCCCTCAAAagcccctctctccctctcatccGCCCCCCCTCCATCCCCCCCCGCCGCCCCCCCGTCACTCTCAGGACTCtccagagggggaggggggtttgcGGGGGAGTCACAGCTCTGACGGACTGCTGGAGCGCCTCGCCCCTCCAGAGCAAGAGGCATTGTGGGTAAACGGGGggtccagagggagggggagtaACGGTCTCAGTGAAggggtgagggagagagggggaggttACAGCGAGGAGCTGTTGGACTACGTGTGGGGCAAACAGCAGCGGCCAATCACAGCGCAGCAGCTGTACGGAGCCCCGCCCACTTACCGCCATCACCACGGTGACCAGCGCCGAGTCAAAGTGACCCGTACAAAGTCCTGCGGGCCCTTCCTCTCCCCCGATACCCACAATACACCTCTGCCCGCCATCCAGCCTGACCCCCATCCTCACCTGCTGCCCCCCCAACCCCCGCAGACACCCCCCGACGCTCAGCTGGAGGATGCCACCCGCAGCCTTCATAAAGCACTCGCTCTGGAgg gtctgAGGGACTGGTACCTGAGGAACACCTTAGGCTCCACCCACGAGAACGAGGTGAAAGTGAATGGGGGGGTCACATGTCAGGCGGGAGGCCGGCGCAGGACGCACGGCATCATCCAGCAGTCGACCAATCAGAAGAAGACGCTGCCGCACTCAGCAACCTTCAGTGGACAGACGCTGCACACCAG GTTTAAAACGTTTGAAGAGAGAAACTGCTTCAGAATCTCAGAGACGTTTGAAAGACGCTGA
- the ccdc120a gene encoding uncharacterized protein ccdc120a isoform X1 — MGNPGMEIKGQLISEPLTCADRKQRQRMAELHERRRSLQALLGSRLAELRCICLQEAELTGAVPRDFPLQAGERPPCVRRRGGVSRQGNRKARSEEENSQRSKLKKTLFSAALRKHSESDNTHHGKRTVHRGCHTDDTVRSESSSTSGSTGLDNDEAVIRLPLLNTHGETLYQNKTRSSRHRAELHAPPQKPLSPSHPPPLHPPPPPPRHSQDSPEGEGGLRGSHSSDGLLERLAPPEQEALWVNGGSRGRGSNGLSEGVRERGGGYSEELLDYVWGKQQRPITAQQLYGAPPTYRHHHGDQRRVKVTRTKSCGPFLSPDTHNTPLPAIQPDPHPHLLPPQPPQTPPDAQLEDATRSLHKALALEGLRDWYLRNTLGSTHENEVKVNGGVTCQAGGRRRTHGIIQQSTNQKKTLPHSATFSGQTLHTRCADSALLRAPHPQKQEGQPSPGTLV, encoded by the exons ATGGGAAACCCCGGCATGGAGATCAAAGGTCAACTCATCTCTG AGCCCCTCACCTGTGCGGACAGGAAGCAGCGGCAGCGAATGGCGGAGCTGCATGAGAGGAGGCGGAGCCTACAGGCGCTGCTGGGCTCACGATTGGCCGAGCTGAGATGCATCTGTCTGCAGGAGGCG GAGCTGACAGGTGCCGTGCCCAGAGATTTCCCCCTGCAGGCGGGGGAGAGACCCCCCTGTGTccggaggagggggggggtgtctcGCCAGGGAAACAGGAAGGCTCGATCCGAG gaggaAAACTCTCAGCGCTCCAAACTGAAGAAGACTTTATTCAGTGCAGCACTGAGGAAACACAGCGAGTCCGACAACACACACCACGGGAAGAGGACAGTACACAGAGGCTgccacacag ATGACACAGTGAGGTCAGAAAGCAGCTCCACGTCAGGCTCTACAGGACTGGATAACG ACGAGGCTGTGATTCGCCTCCCGCTGCTCAACACTCATGGGGAAACTCTCTACCAGAACAAAACCAGGAGCTCTCgacacag GGCGGAGCTTCATGCCCCCCCTCAAAagcccctctctccctctcatccGCCCCCCCTCCATCCCCCCCCGCCGCCCCCCCGTCACTCTCAGGACTCtccagagggggaggggggtttgcGGGGGAGTCACAGCTCTGACGGACTGCTGGAGCGCCTCGCCCCTCCAGAGCAAGAGGCATTGTGGGTAAACGGGGggtccagagggagggggagtaACGGTCTCAGTGAAggggtgagggagagagggggaggttACAGCGAGGAGCTGTTGGACTACGTGTGGGGCAAACAGCAGCGGCCAATCACAGCGCAGCAGCTGTACGGAGCCCCGCCCACTTACCGCCATCACCACGGTGACCAGCGCCGAGTCAAAGTGACCCGTACAAAGTCCTGCGGGCCCTTCCTCTCCCCCGATACCCACAATACACCTCTGCCCGCCATCCAGCCTGACCCCCATCCTCACCTGCTGCCCCCCCAACCCCCGCAGACACCCCCCGACGCTCAGCTGGAGGATGCCACCCGCAGCCTTCATAAAGCACTCGCTCTGGAgg gtctgAGGGACTGGTACCTGAGGAACACCTTAGGCTCCACCCACGAGAACGAGGTGAAAGTGAATGGGGGGGTCACATGTCAGGCGGGAGGCCGGCGCAGGACGCACGGCATCATCCAGCAGTCGACCAATCAGAAGAAGACGCTGCCGCACTCAGCAACCTTCAGTGGACAGACGCTGCACACCAG GTGTGCTGACTCTGCCCTCCTTCGGGCCCCCCACCCTCAGAAACAGGAAGGGCAGCCATCTCCTGGGACTTTAGTCTGA
- the ccdc120a gene encoding atrophin-1 isoform X3 encodes MAELHERRRSLQALLGSRLAELRCICLQEAELTGAVPRDFPLQAGERPPCVRRRGGVSRQGNRKARSEEENSQRSKLKKTLFSAALRKHSESDNTHHGKRTVHRGCHTDDTVRSESSSTSGSTGLDNDEAVIRLPLLNTHGETLYQNKTRSSRHRAELHAPPQKPLSPSHPPPLHPPPPPPRHSQDSPEGEGGLRGSHSSDGLLERLAPPEQEALWVNGGSRGRGSNGLSEGVRERGGGYSEELLDYVWGKQQRPITAQQLYGAPPTYRHHHGDQRRVKVTRTKSCGPFLSPDTHNTPLPAIQPDPHPHLLPPQPPQTPPDAQLEDATRSLHKALALEGLRDWYLRNTLGSTHENEVKVNGGVTCQAGGRRRTHGIIQQSTNQKKTLPHSATFSGQTLHTRCADSALLRAPHPQKQEGQPSPGTLV; translated from the exons ATGGCGGAGCTGCATGAGAGGAGGCGGAGCCTACAGGCGCTGCTGGGCTCACGATTGGCCGAGCTGAGATGCATCTGTCTGCAGGAGGCG GAGCTGACAGGTGCCGTGCCCAGAGATTTCCCCCTGCAGGCGGGGGAGAGACCCCCCTGTGTccggaggagggggggggtgtctcGCCAGGGAAACAGGAAGGCTCGATCCGAG gaggaAAACTCTCAGCGCTCCAAACTGAAGAAGACTTTATTCAGTGCAGCACTGAGGAAACACAGCGAGTCCGACAACACACACCACGGGAAGAGGACAGTACACAGAGGCTgccacacag ATGACACAGTGAGGTCAGAAAGCAGCTCCACGTCAGGCTCTACAGGACTGGATAACG ACGAGGCTGTGATTCGCCTCCCGCTGCTCAACACTCATGGGGAAACTCTCTACCAGAACAAAACCAGGAGCTCTCgacacag GGCGGAGCTTCATGCCCCCCCTCAAAagcccctctctccctctcatccGCCCCCCCTCCATCCCCCCCCGCCGCCCCCCCGTCACTCTCAGGACTCtccagagggggaggggggtttgcGGGGGAGTCACAGCTCTGACGGACTGCTGGAGCGCCTCGCCCCTCCAGAGCAAGAGGCATTGTGGGTAAACGGGGggtccagagggagggggagtaACGGTCTCAGTGAAggggtgagggagagagggggaggttACAGCGAGGAGCTGTTGGACTACGTGTGGGGCAAACAGCAGCGGCCAATCACAGCGCAGCAGCTGTACGGAGCCCCGCCCACTTACCGCCATCACCACGGTGACCAGCGCCGAGTCAAAGTGACCCGTACAAAGTCCTGCGGGCCCTTCCTCTCCCCCGATACCCACAATACACCTCTGCCCGCCATCCAGCCTGACCCCCATCCTCACCTGCTGCCCCCCCAACCCCCGCAGACACCCCCCGACGCTCAGCTGGAGGATGCCACCCGCAGCCTTCATAAAGCACTCGCTCTGGAgg gtctgAGGGACTGGTACCTGAGGAACACCTTAGGCTCCACCCACGAGAACGAGGTGAAAGTGAATGGGGGGGTCACATGTCAGGCGGGAGGCCGGCGCAGGACGCACGGCATCATCCAGCAGTCGACCAATCAGAAGAAGACGCTGCCGCACTCAGCAACCTTCAGTGGACAGACGCTGCACACCAG GTGTGCTGACTCTGCCCTCCTTCGGGCCCCCCACCCTCAGAAACAGGAAGGGCAGCCATCTCCTGGGACTTTAGTCTGA